The DNA sequence GTGAGCTGGCGGTGGACCTGCTCCAGGCCCAGGCCGCCGGCGACGGTGCCGCCGCCTGGCGCGTCCAACTGGCCCTGGAGCCGCTGCGCGAGGAGATCGGGGCGAGCCGGGCCACGGTCGGCGAGGGCGTGCTGGACCCGTTCCTGGACAAGGTGGCGAAGGTGTCCGCCGGGTGGAACGGCACCGACCGCGCGTCGGGCCGGGTCGCGAAGGACGCGCACAGCTATACGGTCCGGCTGGCCGGGCCGCGCCCGGTGGAGGCCGTCACGGCGCTCGCCGAGCCCGGGGCCGCGCTCACCGACGCGGTCGTGGAGGCCCACGTGCCGGGTGAGGGGTGGCGGGCCCTCGGGAAGCTCTCGCCGAGCGGGTGGACCCAGACCGCCGCGAAGGGGCTGCGCGCGGACGCCGTACGGGTCACCGTGCCGGAGGCCGCCCGGACCTCCCCGCCCTCCTACCTGAGTCCCACCCTGCCCCCCGCCCCCGCCGTCGTGGCGGGGTCCCCGCAGGTGCGCGCCCTGGTGCCGTGGTTCGGCGACGAGCCCGCCGCCACGCTCGACCTGAAGCACGGCGAGACGGACGCGGAGATCGGCGGCGAGCCCCAGCGGGTCGCGGCGCGGCTGGCCGGGCGGCGCCCGGTCGAGGTGAAGGGCAAGCTCACCGCGAAGGCCCCCGAGGGCATCGAGGTGCGGGTCCCGAAGCAGACGACCGTGCCGCGCGGGTCACGTACGGAGGTGCCCGTGGACATCACCGTCCCGGCGGACACCCCGGCGGGCGAGTACGAGGTTCCGCTGACCTTCGGCGGCCAGGAGTCCACGCTGACCGTGCGGGCCTTCCCGCGTACGGCGGGCCCGGATCTGGCGCGTACGGCGAAGGCCTCGTCGTCCGGGGACGAGACCCCGGACTTCCCCGCGTCGGCCGCCTCCGACGGCGATCCGGAGACCCGGTGGTCCTCGCCGGTGGAGGACGGGGCCTGGTGGGGGGCCGAGCTGCCGGCGCCGGTGCGCCTGGGACAGGTGGTGCTGAACTGGCAGGACGCGTACGCCTCCCGCTACCGCGTCCAGGTCTCCGCCGACGGCCGCGTCTGGCGCACCGCCGCGACCGTGACGGAGGGCCGGGGCGGGCGCGAGTCGGTCCGGATGGACGCGAAGGACACCCGGTTCATCCGGATCCAGGGCGAGCGCCGGGCGACGGAGTACGGCTACTCGCTCTGGTCGGTGGAGGCGTACGCGGTCGCCGACGACTGACGCGGAGGACGGCGAAGGCCCGGTCTCAGGCGGACACGCCGTCGATCCGGGCCATCACGTCGTCCGCGCCGAACGGTTGCAGATACGGCAGCCAGCGCGGGTCGCGGTGTCCGGTCCCGATGATCCGCCAGGCCAGGCCGGTCGGCGGGGCGGGCTGGTGGCGCAGCCGCCAGCCCAGCTCGGGCAGATGGCGGTCGGCCTTGACGTGGTTGCAGCGGCGGCAGGCCGCCACCACGTTGTCCCAGGCGTGCTGTCCGCCGCGACTGCGCGGGATGACGTGGTCGACGCTGGTCGCGGCGGCCCCGCAGTACATGCAGCGCCCGCCGTCCCGGGCGAACAGCGCCCGCCGCGTCAGCGGGACGGGCCCCCGGTAGGGGACCCGGACGAAGCGCTTGAGCCGGACCACACTGGGTGCGGGCACGGCACGGGTGGCACTGTGCAGAAAGGAGCCGGACTCTTCAAGGCAGATGGCCTTGTTCTCCAGGACGAGGACGAGCGCGCGGCGGAGCGGTACGACGCCGAGCGGCTCGTACGACGCGTTGAGAACCAGGACGTGCGGCACGGTGGATGCCTCCTTGTACGCCGGCGGCGCGTGGCTCGCGCCGGGACGATCCGATCTCAGTCTCTCCTCATGCCTGGTCGAAGCGCCACCACGTACGGGTAACGGGCCGGGAGGATTTTTCTCACCCGGGCTCCACGAGCCGTCCGGCGGCGCCGAACGGGTGTTTCACCTGGGCGGCCGTCCGCGCTGTGCGATCGGCCACAGCGGAGGGGTTCCCGGTGAGACCTGTCTCTCCTCCCGCGACGGCAACGATCCACTCCCCCGGCTTCGTTAGTGTTGTCGACCAGCCGTCGCCCTCCTGGAGGTCCCTGTCGTGTCCCTGTCCGTCCTTTTGGCCGCGGCCCCGTCTCCCGAGCCGGGGGGCTCGCTGGGCGAAGCCGCCGAGCAGGCCGGGAACGCCGCGGGGTGGGTCGAGGAGAACTGGTCCACCTGGCTGAGCACCGGGTTGCGCATCCTGCTGATCGTGGCGGTCGCGGTCACGCTGCGTTATCTGATCCGGCGCGCCCTGACCAATCTGATCGAGCGGATGAACCGCAGTGCCCAGGCGGTGGAGGGCACGGCACTGGGCGGGCTGCTGGTGAACGCCGAGCGCAGACGCCAGCGCTCGGAGGCGATCGGCTCGGTGCTGCGGTCGGTGGCCTCGTTCGTGATCATGGGGACGGCCGCCCTGATGGTGCTGGGCGCCTTCAAGATCAACCTGGCGCCGCTCCTCGCCTCCGCCGGTGTCGCGGGTGTGGCCCTGGGGTTCGGCGCCCGCAACCTGGTCACGGACTTCCTCTCCGGCGTCTTCATGATCCTGGAGGACCAGTACGGGGTCGGGGACAGCATCGACGCGGGGGTGGCCTCCGGCGAGGTCATCGAGGTGGGACTGCGCGTCACCAAGCTGCGCGGCGAGAACGGCGCGATCTGGTACGTCCGCAACGGTGAGGTGAAGCGGATAGGCAACCTCAGCCAGGGCTGGTCCACCGCCGGGATCGACGTCACGGTGCGTCCGACGGAGAACCTGGAGCACGTCCGGGAGGCGATCGCCACCGCCGCCGCCACGATGACGAAGGAAGAGCCCTGGTCGGAGCGGCTGTGGGGCCCGGTCGAGGTGCTCGGCCTGGACGAGGTGCTGCTGGACTCCATGACGATCCGGGTGACCGCGAAGACGATGCCGGGCAAGGCGCTCGGCGTGGAGCGTGAGCTGCGCTGGCGGATCAAGGAGGCGCTGGACGCGGCGGGCATCCGGATGGTCGGCACGATCCCGCTCCAGACGGAGGGCGAGGGCCCCGACCCGACGGCCGGGATGGCCGCCCCTTCCGCCTACGCCTCGGCCGTCTCCCCGCAGTCGCTGGCGGCGACGCCGATACCGCCGGCGAACCTGAGCAAGTAGCCCTTCCGCAGCGCCCCCGGCCGCCCCTGGACCCCAGGACGGCGGCCGGGGGCGTCGCCCTGTCGGATAACACTTTGATTGCCGGACTGGGGTCACCCATTGACGCCCCGGTGACCTGCCCTCTACCGTCCTCTCAACCAAATAGGAAACTTTCCTAACAGAGTCTCCGGATCCGCTCCGGAGGTCCTGAGGACAGAGGGCGGTGCATCCACGATGGCGGGACCCACTCCCGGCGCACCCGGCACCCCGGGCACACCACGGGTGCTGCGGGCCATGAACGACCGGGCCGCCCTCGATCTGCTGCTGGAGCACGGGCCGCTCTCCCGGACCCGGATCGGGAAGCTGACCGGCCT is a window from the Streptomyces sp. MMBL 11-1 genome containing:
- a CDS encoding mechanosensitive ion channel family protein translates to MSLSVLLAAAPSPEPGGSLGEAAEQAGNAAGWVEENWSTWLSTGLRILLIVAVAVTLRYLIRRALTNLIERMNRSAQAVEGTALGGLLVNAERRRQRSEAIGSVLRSVASFVIMGTAALMVLGAFKINLAPLLASAGVAGVALGFGARNLVTDFLSGVFMILEDQYGVGDSIDAGVASGEVIEVGLRVTKLRGENGAIWYVRNGEVKRIGNLSQGWSTAGIDVTVRPTENLEHVREAIATAAATMTKEEPWSERLWGPVEVLGLDEVLLDSMTIRVTAKTMPGKALGVERELRWRIKEALDAAGIRMVGTIPLQTEGEGPDPTAGMAAPSAYASAVSPQSLAATPIPPANLSK
- a CDS encoding HNH endonuclease produces the protein MPHVLVLNASYEPLGVVPLRRALVLVLENKAICLEESGSFLHSATRAVPAPSVVRLKRFVRVPYRGPVPLTRRALFARDGGRCMYCGAAATSVDHVIPRSRGGQHAWDNVVAACRRCNHVKADRHLPELGWRLRHQPAPPTGLAWRIIGTGHRDPRWLPYLQPFGADDVMARIDGVSA